A genomic window from Bordetella genomosp. 9 includes:
- a CDS encoding N-acetylmuramoyl-L-alanine amidase, producing MAERDCPPAGAPVHRSALTRRRLIGAAATLLVLPVIPRLAQAATILAVRTWPADEYTRVTLELDSELKAEQFTLENPDRLVVDIQGLSMSHSLNELAAKIRKDDPYIRSLRIAQNRPNVVRLVFDLKQAVAPQIFTLKPVADYQFRLVLDLYPKVAQDPLMAILKKSPGPDVDDPLARILDDISRNPPGPATATIPPPAPLPNTPPPSVALPRPSDSPPKLSGRKRMLTIALDPGHGGEDPGASGQTGLREKDVVLRIAHRLKALIDSQPNMRAYLTRDDDYFVPLHVRVQKARRVRADLFVSIHADAWIKPSASGSSVFALSQRGASSAAARWMANKENAADLIGGVNLGAHDEQVAKVLLDLSTSAQIHDSLKLGSTLLEEIKKINRLHKDDVEQAGFAVLKAPDIPSILVETAFISNPNEEALLKSSAHQDKLALAMFTGIQRYLTTNPPLARVGDVS from the coding sequence ATGGCTGAACGCGATTGTCCCCCCGCCGGCGCACCGGTCCACCGGAGCGCCCTGACGCGACGCCGCCTGATCGGCGCCGCGGCGACCCTGCTCGTCCTCCCCGTTATTCCGCGCCTGGCCCAGGCCGCCACCATCCTGGCGGTACGGACCTGGCCTGCCGACGAATACACCCGCGTGACGCTGGAACTGGACAGCGAACTCAAGGCGGAACAATTCACGCTGGAAAATCCCGACCGGCTGGTCGTCGATATCCAGGGCCTGTCGATGAGCCACTCTCTGAACGAGCTGGCGGCCAAGATCCGCAAGGACGATCCGTATATCCGTTCACTGCGCATCGCGCAGAACCGTCCCAATGTCGTGCGCCTGGTATTCGATCTGAAGCAGGCGGTGGCGCCGCAGATCTTCACGCTCAAGCCGGTGGCCGACTACCAGTTCCGGCTGGTGCTGGACCTCTATCCCAAGGTGGCCCAGGATCCCCTGATGGCGATCCTGAAAAAGTCGCCCGGACCGGACGTGGACGACCCGCTGGCGCGCATCCTGGACGATATTTCGCGCAATCCGCCCGGCCCGGCCACGGCGACGATTCCGCCTCCCGCGCCGCTGCCCAATACGCCCCCGCCGTCGGTCGCGCTGCCGCGTCCGAGCGACTCGCCGCCCAAGCTCAGCGGACGCAAGCGCATGCTGACCATCGCGCTGGATCCCGGCCACGGCGGCGAGGACCCGGGCGCCAGCGGCCAGACCGGCCTGCGTGAAAAAGACGTGGTATTGCGCATCGCCCATCGTCTGAAGGCCCTGATCGACTCGCAGCCGAACATGCGCGCGTACCTGACCCGCGATGACGATTATTTCGTCCCGCTGCACGTGCGCGTGCAGAAAGCCCGCCGCGTGCGCGCCGACCTGTTCGTCTCCATCCACGCGGATGCCTGGATCAAGCCCAGCGCCAGCGGTTCATCGGTTTTCGCCCTGTCGCAGCGTGGCGCTTCCAGCGCCGCGGCGCGCTGGATGGCGAACAAGGAAAACGCCGCCGACCTGATCGGCGGCGTGAACCTGGGCGCACACGACGAACAGGTCGCGAAAGTCCTGCTGGACCTGTCGACGTCGGCGCAGATCCACGATTCCCTGAAGCTGGGCAGCACGCTGCTGGAGGAAATCAAGAAGATCAACCGGCTGCACAAGGACGATGTCGAACAGGCCGGTTTCGCGGTGCTGAAGGCCCCCGATATTCCGTCCATCCTGGTGGAAACGGCGTTCATCAGCAATCCGAACGAGGAAGCGCTGCTGAAATCGTCGGCTCACCAGGACAAGCTGGCCCTGGCCATGTTCACGGGCATCCAGCGCTACCTGACCACCAACCCCCCGCTGGCGCGGGTGGGCGACGTCAGCTAG
- the tsaE gene encoding tRNA (adenosine(37)-N6)-threonylcarbamoyltransferase complex ATPase subunit type 1 TsaE, translating to MSPSSSLTLHLPDDQATDALARRFAPLLDGRAGIAPPGGRIHLSGDLGAGKTAFVRALLRESGIKGRIKSPSYALLESYKVSNLYFYHFDFYRFSDPREWLDAGFRDLLRDDVVVLIEWPERAEAFLPPPDLHIHLAYADQGRDATLTAHTARGQLWLNAIVPPPAHRSTGAP from the coding sequence ATGTCCCCCTCCAGCAGCCTGACCCTGCATCTGCCCGACGACCAGGCCACCGACGCGCTGGCGCGGCGATTCGCCCCTTTGCTCGACGGCAGGGCCGGAATCGCGCCGCCGGGCGGCCGCATCCACCTTTCGGGCGACCTGGGCGCCGGGAAAACTGCCTTCGTCCGGGCGCTGTTGCGAGAAAGCGGCATTAAGGGCCGGATCAAAAGCCCGAGCTATGCCCTGCTTGAAAGCTATAAAGTTTCTAACTTATACTTCTATCACTTTGATTTTTATAGATTTAGCGATCCGCGCGAGTGGCTGGACGCAGGATTCCGCGATTTACTGCGGGATGATGTGGTCGTCTTGATCGAATGGCCAGAGCGGGCGGAGGCCTTTTTGCCCCCTCCCGATCTGCACATACACCTGGCTTATGCCGATCAAGGACGCGACGCCACGTTGACCGCGCATACCGCTCGAGGACAACTATGGCTGAACGCGATTGTCCCCCCGCCGGCGCACCGGTCCACCGGAGCGCCCTGA